The following DNA comes from Vicugna pacos chromosome 13, VicPac4, whole genome shotgun sequence.
ACCAGCTCTCCAGCCGCATCCCAAACAAGAACTCAGGAAAATCAGTTCCCTCTGCACTtcctgaccctcagacctagagAGCTTGTGTTTTAAGGTCAAGGTCCAAAGGGAGAGCCAGGTCTTGCCAAGACCTTGTCCTGCCCACCTGCGCAGAgtacccccccaccccattcagTGACTGCTCTGGGGGGCAGCTGCCACCTGCCTGCTGCATCTTAACTGCTTAATGAGGATGCTCGCAGGCCACCCGTCACCCTCCCTGGCTGAAGGAGCATCCATAAACACCTGATGAAGGAAGGTTTAAAAgatgattttcaaaaaaaaggTGAAATCATGACTCCcatacaaataaaaaaatgaacctgCGTTAAACATTTCAACTAACAAGGGAACCAGGTGGATGTTATAACCGGCAACAGAAGAACATTCACGTTTATAGGTCAGGAATATTGAAATGAATGTGTGGCTGGAGGCAAAACTAGTTTTTCCACAAGAGGAGGCGGGATGGGAGGTGTCCTCTAAGACAGGACAGAACTGATCAGTTACCTACAATTTACAGAGCTGtaaaagagcccaaagacaaTGAAAGGCTAGCATCCAAAACCCGGGAAGACTGTGCTGCATGGGGACAGTCTAGTTTTCTGCTGAAgtgcacatttttttctgtaacagGAAGGTCAGGAGTAGGGTGCCCTCCGTGGTCTCTAAGTTGACGATCATTCACGAGATTAGTGTGATTCACACACCATATGTGCAAGAACCTTCCTGAACTCATGGGGGAAGTACATCTCACTTGTAGGCAAGAGGTCCGCAGCCTAAAATCCACAGCTCTTAAGATGAAGGGTTCAAGACAGGATTTTTTCAGCTGGACTTTGGTGTCTGTGTTACAGAGTAGTTTCTGGCACGTTCTAGATGCTGTGCAGCCCTGGGGAGTTATATCACCTCTCTGATTCTTTGATGTGCAGCTTGTCTTTGAATTGGAATGTTAATAATACCTGTTTCATagcttatcatttttttaaatgagtagcTATTCATCCTATGGGAACTGCATTTTAAACTGATAAAACCATTTCTCTGAAATGCCCCATGGTCTCTGGGATTCTTCCTTATCAGCCCAGCCTTCTCCCCATCTTGATCCCCTTCTGCTCTCCTTTAATCCCTCATTTCCACCATCTGTGTCCCTAGCAGAGGAGTGGGCAGCACTTGGTTGCCTTGGAGGGGCTGGGCAAGTGCTGGGTGGAGTTCACACCTCCAAGCACCTGGGTGTGGACTCAGGTATGGGGGACACTGGGGAGGGGGTGACAAATAGGAAGGCTCGGGGTTCTCTGGTAACCTCATGCTGTTCTCTGTCCTGATCCTGACTCTACGTACTGAGCCCAGGTTCCCAGGTATcagcctgcaggggaggaagtgTGGTAACTCCCGGAGGGACTCTCCTAACAGGTAGGGCTTTGCGCAGGTGAGGAATTCAGCCTCCTGGCATGGGTCTCCGTCTGAGACGGTGTGTTCTGCTTGCAGCAACTCCACAGCCACATCGCTCACTCTCTAGTTTTCCAATTCGTTGTCTCTCTCAGCCTCGCCGCAACCATGTACAGTGGGCAGGCGGGAATTACTCTCATCTTGCATCTGGAGAAGCTGAGGACCCCAGGAGAAGCTCGAGAATACTGATGCTCCGGGGCTCAAAGCCCAGTTCGCTAGTCCATGCTGCCCTCTAGTGGCTGTGCACAGCACCTGCCTTTAGGAAGCCCAGGTCAGCCAACAGCATCTCCCTGAGTTTGCAAACAGCAATGGCCAGTCTTCTTAGGACCCCAATCTGGGCGGACACGTCCCCTCTCTTGGGACTCCTACATCACTCTATAAGCTCCTCTCCCTGTTTCTGagcattaaattatatatatatatatagttaattgtgaataaatatgattatatttatcaacatatatgaataaatatgtacataacataaaatgtaccattaTAACAGTTGTtacatgtacaattcagtggcattaagtacattcatactgTTGTGCAGCCACCTCCCCCATTCATCCTCAGACCGCTTTTCATCTCGCAAAGTCAAACTGTGTACTCACTGAACAACTTCTCattctccctctccccagcccttaACCAACCAcccttctattttctgtctctatgaatttgatgactttaagtacctcatataagtggaaccatagagaatttgtctttttttcatgactggcttatttcacattgTAGAAATAAGGAATGTCCCCTTACGGAGGGATTTATATAAATGTGCAGCCCAGAAGATCAAGGCATTCCCCAGAACTTCATCCAGACACCATCCCTCCAAACACAACCAACCAGAAATAGGCTGGGACATGAGGAATCACAGCATAAGATTATAATTTAATGGCAGGAAAAACCAAACCATATCGAACTTGGCAACTGGGAGAGAAAAGTGGCCCCGACAGCCGGGAGCTGGCCTGGCCCTCACAGCTGGACCCTGGTGAGCTCCAACCTCACAGCTCCCTGTAGTCATGTCCTTGAGGACAGTGCGTCTGGGCCAGCAGCAAACATGGCCAGAACCCCAATCCTATGAGCCATGGCTGCTTCCCTACCAATCAGCTGCAACACCACATCCTAGGTATAAATGAATTAAGCTTCTCAATCGTACACCTACCCCTGCTTCCTGACAGCACACATCGGGAGCAAACCCCCACTTCCTTAAATCTTCCTCAAATCCTTCAGTACCTGTCCAGGTTCTGTGatccccctccccggccccgaaCACTCGCCTACTGAGACGCCCTGCTGTTCCCAGTGTCCGTGTGGACCCCCTGCTGCGGCCAGTGTGATAAGCCCACTCTGTGAACTGCGGCCACGTCCCCGGTGGTCTCTGATTGATGACCTTCAACAAGACCGTTGAGGAATTCAAATGGAAGGAGTGATCCCAAGAAGTGCCAGCCAGCTGCAGGTGGCACAGGGGACTTGTGAGCCCATCAGAAACCCCACCAGCCGCCACGTCTTCCCACCCCAGCGACACTCTGTGATGGCTATTAGTGTTGTTTccactttagagatgagaaagcAAGGCTCAGAGGGTAAAAACCCGTCCATACTGTTGAGCAGCAGACCGGGCCAGAGACCCGAGTGGCCTGCCCCCGGGTCCAGCGCTCTCTCGGCCCTGCACCTTCCCCGCTGGAGCTGCACTCACCAAGCCTGGCTGCAAGGGCACAAGGCAGGTGGGCTCACAAGGGGAGTCATCCTGGTCACCGGCAGAGAGCACAGCCTGAGCCCCGAGTGTAGTGTTAACTCTGCTCAAGGATTCGGTGGCCTTAGAGGGCCTCCCACAGTGAAGGCTCCACCTGGTCACCCAGCAGCCACATCACTATGTCCAGGAACAGTGCGCTTGTGTACTGGCCAGTGTAAATCTTCATGGCTGGGGATGAGGAGCCCCAGTGTGGGGGGAGGAAGTACAGGCACTCGCTGGACACTGGTGCCACACTGAGCAGATGCCCAGACATTTCTCTGGTGCTACTATCAAAAGCCAGCATTCACCTCGGTGAGATCTTAGTTGGAACACAGACGAACTTCTAATAGGTATGCATTTATTTTCACATATAACTAGCACAACACATAACTTCATGGATATATTGCTTAGCACAAGAATAAATTGGTaagtgagttttaaaaaaaagtatgttgaATTAAAGAGAATATTAAGGAAGTAAGAGATTAGGAGGTCCTTGTATGATAAAAATTGTGGAGGTCTGTGAATGCCTGGCGTTTGGGACTCACTGCTCTAAGCTTCAGCCAAGAAGCTGTGCTCTGCTCTGAAGCCCTTAAGGGGCCCTAAAGAGAAACTCTCCAGATACCTGGAGCCCAGGGCATCCTCATAGGAGCACGTGGTATGAGGCGACCCCAGGGAGGAGAGTATGTCTTGTTTAATTTGTTCATACCCTACAAAATGTCTTATAAGTTACAAAGCAACAAAAGTGATTTTCCTTAAAAGGGAAAAAGCATCTTCTAGGTATGGCCTTGAGGAGGCAATGGTCACAGGATagctggggctggaggacccGATCAGGGGTTGGGGGGGACACCCCATTACTGTCCGgagaagtgtgtgtatgtgtgtttgagtgtgtgtgcacgGCCCCAGTCAGGGCTGCAGGAGGAACACTCagagctcctgtgctctgctccCCAGCACACAACAGGCACTCAGCCGGGGTCACAGGTGGCGGCCCCGGAAGGTGGGGGGAAGGGTTGCTGACCTTGGGTGTCAGTGTGTCACCCTTTGCTCTGTTCAGTTTAATGTCTGGGCCTGGGCCCCACATCAGTGTGACATGTCCCGCAGGTGGGAAGTTCGTGGCTGTCCCACCACTAGGTCATAATCTTGTAGATTTATGAACAATGGAAGACATTTTCTATGAAGATTTCTGCCCCCCTAAAAATCCAAAGAATGTTTCTCATCATTTgaacttcaaattttaaaaaatagtgcctTTTAAGGGACTTTGGAGTTTTAGTGAAAAAGTTCCTATGAACTAGAGCTGGTCTCAGCACCCCATACTGACAGCTAAGGTGTCATTGCTAGGGACACAGGGTGCCACCTGGAGACTTGCTCTGCCTCACCCCAGAAAATGGGGGTCAAGGCCAGTGTTGGGGCCCCTGGGCATGATGTTCATGGTACAAAAGCCTCCCGGTGCCCagaggggagaaggaacagctgaCAGTCTGAAGGATGCTATCTGCCAACCACTCAGCTCCCAGCTGGGAGGAGGCCCAGGCTTGGGGGGCGCTCAGCTCCTGTGTCCCGGACAtgctgggcagggctgctggCTGGTCCCTGTTGTGGTTTGGAAAGAGAGTGTGCAAGAGCAGGGTCTGGTAGGGAGAGGAGTTAGGGAAGGGCCCGACCTGGGCTAGCGTGCGACCGTGGCACCCCCACCCACCGAGGCCTCAGCAGCACCCTGCCGCGCTCCGCTTCACGTGGCACGGCTTGCAGAAGAGACGGTTGTTCAGAGGGTAGCAGCCTTGGTCCGTGGGCTCCACAGACAGGAGGATCCTGCAGTCCTGCGGGAACAAGGCACATGTGGATGGACGCCAGCCTGGAGCCCTGCAGTGCGGAGCCTGCGTGGGCTGGACTCGCCAGCATCCACTGATGCAATGACTGAGTTAGCTGAAGGGAGAACTGAGGACACGGGGAGAAGCCCCCTAAGGGGTCACAGAAAGGGCTAGAAGGGCCCCAACAATCACCCAGCAGCCCCTGAGGTCCAGGGAGGGGTGAGGCCTCCCTCAGGTGACAGTGGGTTCCAGAGCTCAGAGTCCTGGGGTCTTTTGTCATTCCATTGACTGCACAGCTTCAACACTGGCACAGACTCTACATGGCTCAGGGCACGGCTGGCGTCCTCTGGAAGCTGCACTGATCAGGCCAGGGGGGCTGGTCCCCGCAGGGATTAACTGTGGTGTCAGGGGTGCCAGCCTGAGTCAGCACAGCCAGCTGGGAAGGGCGCCCTCGTGTGTCTATTCTCTGGAACTGCACCTCAGGTCTCGTAAGGGGACTCGGGCTGTTTAATACCAGGATCTGCACCATTCTTAACGGCCACTTGTTCGGCATTCTGAAAGCATCAAGTGCCAAATTGAGAGCCCCAAAGGGGCACATGTGACTGCTTCTAAGTTAGAATCAAGAGAGGAAACACCTCAGCTACGACCAAGTCGCACAGTCGGCAAAGGAGCTGAAAGGTGGCAGAGAAGCTGGCCAGACCCAGCCCAGAAGAACAAGTGACAGAACCATttcctcagcctcagttttcttgtcttaAATGAAGATATGAACTCCCATATCGCAAGCTCGTCACAAGGATTAAATAAGGCGATGCCTACGAAAgcattttacatattaaaaaaacatGGCCCGAGTACGAAAGTATTGTTACCCTTCCAGCAACGGACCACAGAGTGAGCAGCAATGGCGAGGGGAGTGGCACCGTGAAACTCATCTTCCTTCCGAGAGAAGCAGCATCCCAAATCTGCTCCAGGCCACTGCGGCTGGAGCCTGACAGCCTGAAATGAGGCTGCTGGAGTCCAAACTCTGGCTCACTGCCGCGGCCTGGGTAATGTTCCCGGTCGCCTGGGCCAAGCTGGCCAAGGACAAGCAGGGAGAGCTTATTTGCTCAGTAGCCAGGCCCAGGGAAATGCTGATCACCACTGGACTTAATGTGGGCTATTCTGGTGATAACAGCACTTGAATTTCAGGGCTGGTCTTTCAAGGTGCATTATCAGCCGGACTGTAATCAacaaatcaactttttttttttaatggagatactggggattgaacccagaacctcatgcatgctaagcatgcactccaccactgagctataccaccctCGACCCCTCCGCACAATTATGAAGCAATGTGTGTACTTCTCGACTAAACTCCCTTGTCACCCTCAGTGAAAATGCCCTCTTGGCTCTGCATATTTGTTTAAATGTGAGTGACTAAATGTTTGGAATCCCTCATTGGCTGATTAAGAGATTTGGTTTCTGGGAGTTCCCACTTCAGTGATTGTCACCATCACCAGAGAAGAAACATCGGTGATGTGGGGGTGACAGTAGAAGGCAGAGGAGGACTCTCAGAGCCTCCCCAGCAGGACTGACTATATAATTTGCAGGGTCCAGGGCAAAATGAAATGCAGGATTCCTTATTCAAAAGTAAAGAATTTTCAAGTATGACAGCAGAGCATTAGAGCAAGCACAGGGCCCTGCTGAGCGTGGGTCCCTGTGGAACTCCCAAGGCATTTCTTGCTGGGAACTACTACGCCAGCTTCTAACCAGTTCCCCCATCTCAGTCTCATCACTCTTGCAGCCTGAGGTCCAGACTCCTTAGCTTGGCACACCGGGCCCTTTCCTTCTCTTTGGCCTCATTGTTATCACACCGTCTGGCACTCTACACTCCAGACACACCTAGAAACTTGCACTTCCTCCAATTTTTCAGGCTTGCTTGTGCCACAGTAGCATTTTACAGGCCCTTACCTCTTTCtggatttcttttctcctccctgaATATGTGGCAAACTCCTACTTATCCTGCAAAACCCAGGATTAAGCATCACCTCCTCTGAAAGAGTGTCTTTGCACTTTGATCACTTGACTTGATCACTGCCTTCTTTGTCCCAAAGCTGACTTATACATGTTTTTTCTtagcacctgaaaaaaaaatctgtggtaTGGGTCTGCCCAgcatccctttcttccttcttgtgGTTGTATCAACCCCTGTTTCATACAGTTCTGCCTCCCTGGCCCCAGGGGTTGACAATCATAGACTTTGGCCAGTGACTGGTCCAGAATGGGCATGTGACCCAAGCTGGGTGAATCAGAGGCCTCCTTGGGACTGTATGGGACCCCTGGATGGGGTTTCTAAGTAGGAAGGATGTAAACCTGGGCAACCACGGCCATGCACTGTATCCCCTGCCTCACAGAGGATGCTAGcccacaggaaggaaaaaatggagTAAACGCACAAAAAAGGCAGAActgagagatggagggagagccCTATGATAGTCTGAGGTCACAGTGACATCACCACTAAAAGCCTACCCGTAAGATCCCCTTCTTACAGGAAAGGGGTTGAGTTTGGTTGCTGCCATTAACTCCAAGAGTTCTGATTAATAGGCCGTATTTgcaattatttcctttcttgcttgTCTCGGCTATTGGACGGCGAGCAATGTGAGAGCAGAGCCTCAACCTGGACTTGTCccggcccagggcctggcccacagCGGGCTCTCCAGAGGGCTCGTGCAGCCATTAAACAGGACCAGCAGCATCTTATTAAATCATCACTGCTCCACTCACCTCACATCTGTAGCAATTTTCATGGAAGTTTCTTCCCATGCACTCGATCTTGAAGGCATCCTTCCCGTCTCGGGGGATGATGGGATTCTCACAGATGCTGCACACAGGGGCGAATTTCCTAGAGGGAAGGAAACCCACACTCAGGAGGCACTGATGCCGACAACCGCAGAAATTAGCAGCCAGTACCCGGGCCTGCTCTGGTTCACCTCCCAGAGTGACTATTTCAGACTCGTTGCTATGTGACTACACCTGGAGCTACAACCATACATGCCTATTACTTCCTGGCAGGAGCGGATGGAGAGACCTATGTCATGAGACCCGGCTTCCCAGGGTTATAACTAGCTCAAGGCAAGGAAGTGACTGGAGAATGTTAAAATTTGAGAAGGCAGAGAAATCTCATGCGTTTAGTGGGACTCATTTCCTTTGTCTTGTATTATAGGtcactgcttttttcttctttcctgtcttttttaCTAGGCACATCTGTCTCTTGCCTTGGGCAGTGAGCAACTTGAAGGCAGGGACAGGGCTCCACGGATTTTCTGTGTCGCCACCGCTCCATACGGCTCCAGCTCCGAGGGGAGGCACTGTGGTCTGGGGCTTGAGAGCAAGGCCCTGAAGTCAGGTCAATGGGGGGTTGATTTGCAGCTTCAATGCTGACCAGCCGGGAGATTTTGGAATGGAACAGGCAGACCTGGTTTCTGTGGGCCCAGAGACTGCAAGAGAGCTCTGACTCGGCCCCCAGCACTCAGGCTCAGCTCCTCCATCCTGTCGGGGTCCCACCCTgtgctccctgccccacccagtgCACAGACCCCTCTCAGACCTGTAGAAGTCATCCAGGCAGTACACCGCATTCTGGCTGTCCAGGGCGAAGCTCTCATCCCCGATGCACCGGGCGCAGGTAACACACGTGAAGCAGGTGGGGTGGaaggcctggcccagggccctgaTGATGTGCTCCCGGACCACTTCGCCACACTTGCCACACTTTTCCAGGGTGTCCTGGGACAGAGGGTCGGTGCTTCAGAGCCATACCACGGGTAGGGAGAGGCGTTCACATTCATGCAATCGGCCTGTAGCTACTACCTACAAACCTCCACGTTGCTTAAAAGGGATCGAGTTTGGCACTGCATCCCTGGTTTACAATCTTGCCATGAAGCTATCACTGCATTTCTTTCTTATGAGGAAATGCTTGAGGCCAGGCTCCATGAGGGCCCAAAGGAGAAATTTCTCTAAAACTTCAGAGTCAGCAAAAGGAGTTCCCAGAGGAATtggtggggtttttgttttgttttgttttgtttaattttatggACAATAAACCTTGAAACTCTCCCTTTTCCATTTGGCCACTTGGAAGCTCACAATCAGATCTCATGCTCCACTTTTTGGAATAAGTATAGGGTCTttcattcatatattttggggaacTACCTTTCCTTTGATCTCATCTCACTTTCTACTTTGATTTtcctctcttttgatttctttatttgttttatatctcaTAGTATTatattcatcctttaaaaaaagtttttattttattgtggtataagAATACCTAACATGAGGTCCACTTTCTTAACAAAGGGCTCCTTTTAGCCCATCCACCTTTTTTTCCTGGACATGTTTCTTCCCCTTCCTGGCCTGTGTTCCTCTTCATATTACCCTGCCTTCCTCTGGACAGATGTATTTGGTGGGGGCAGCaactcccccaccctccctgtcCCGGGGGCAGCCCTCGCCTCCCCAGCGCACTGTTGCAGTCCTTCCTGGCTGCTTCTAGCTGTAAGCCCACCCTTACCCCGTCTTCTCAGGGCCTCACCGCTGCCTGGCTCCAAGCTGAGGGAAGAGTGTAAGGACATCCCCCCCTATCCTGCTGACGGGGTcagaggggcagggatgggggtggcCTGGCTCCTTTCTCCTCCCACAGTGCCTGGCTGCCTGCGGTCAGATCATTCTGAGTTTCCTAGATAGTCCCAACTCCAAATATTCTAACCCCTCGAATCAGTACTTTTCAAACTTCAGAGTGGATCAGAACCACCTGAGAGACTTGTTAAACATGCAGATTGCCAGGTGCTGCCAATCCATGAGGCAAGGTGAAGGCCTACAGCACACACAGGTGATGTGTCTGTGGGAGGTGTGCAAAAAATGTCACCACACACCACTGGGGAGTTAACAGCTCCAACACCCTGGCATCCAAACTAGCTTTCGCAGACTGCATTTGGTACCCAGAGATGCCCTCATTACAGCATGCACTGGAACCTCATGGTTCTAGGTAAGACCCGGGCAGGGTCCAGAACCAGACAGGCCTGGGGCAGAACACCAGCTCCACTGCCGTCTGGAGCGTGACCTGTGTGAGAGGCTGAATGACGCCCCCAAAGACATCTAGGTCCTCACTCCTGGAGCAGTGACaaccttatatggcaaaagagACTCTGTGGCTGTGATGGAGTTAAACATCCCAGGATGAGGAGAGCAGCCAGGATTACCCAGGTGGGCCCCAAATGTCATCACAGCTATcctataagagggaggcagaaggaacTAAGATACTGATGCAAGATGCCGTACTGCTGACCTTCAAGATGGACAAAGGAACCAAGAAATGCAGCTATAGAAGCTGGAAAAATCAAGAAGTGGATTCTGCCCTAGAGCCTCCGGAGGGAGAAAACACTTTGATTTTGACTCAGTGAaactgatcttggacttctgacctccacaaCCGTCagagaataaatgtgtgttgtttgaagccaccaaGTTTGAGGTCATTTGTGACAACGGCCACCGGGAAACGATCACAACTTGGCTGAactccttcccctccctgagcctcagcttccccgtCTGTCAAATGGGTCAGTAGTGCCTAGCTCCCAGGATTGTCGTGCGGAATGAGATAATACAATGTCTTCCGGGTgcccagctcagtgcctggcatctGGAGAGCTGGCCCACGGGTTACCTGGTAGCAGGGCTCACAGAGGGGCCGCCCATCCTTCTGGTAGAAGCTCTGCCCAGCCAGCTGGCGGCGGCAGATGCGGCATGTGAAGCACTGGGCATGGTACTGCCTCTTCATGGCCTCCACGGCCAGCTCTCGAGGGGACACAGTCTTGTGGCAGAAGGCACACACATCTGGGGTAGGGGAGACATGGGTCGTGACCAGCCCAGTCTAGGAGAACTGTACCCGGTCGTCACCCAGGACATACCCCAAATGCCTGATCTCCACCTCAAACCCTCCTGGGGTTGTGAGTGCAGCCTCAGCTCACGGAAAGGGTCATGAGGAGCATTAACAAGGAAGGCAAATGGCctttaaaaaaagctaaaatcaAGACACAGAGTGTCAGGACAGCTGGGttgccatttgcaaaaaaatcaaaagagggAGCTCCACCGTGACACCTGACACCCAGATGATTCCAAACATTATCAAAGACCCAAAGGTGAAAAATGAAACCATAGGAACACTAGAAGAAACCGAACGAGAATTATTTTATAACCTTGGACTTGAAAAGGCCTTGGCACAGGGTAGGCACTTAATAGCTGTTTATTTAAAGAGTAACAcatggtgctggagaggctgtgggcaaATGGGCACTTGGACACCGCTGGGGGAAGTGTATATTGGGATGACTGAAAATGACAACTTGGCAAAAATTGTCAAGCTTcttcttctgggaatttatctcACAAACTTGCACACAGGCAAAATGACTACATGCAAGGCAATTCACCTTAGCATTACCACCTAAACACCCACCCACAGGTGACCGGTTAAATGCATGTTTGGGCCCTGCTAAGGAAGACTACACAGCTGTGAAAAACAAGGAGGCTCTTTATGTTCTGATGTGGAGCGAGCTCTGAGACCTACGAAGGAATGAAAGCAAAGTGCAGAACAGCACAGGGCTTGCTACTATTGGTAGGAAAATCAGGGCGGGGTACATATTTGTATTTCCTTGCATCTGCATAAAATATCTCTGAAAAGATATGCAAGATTACCAACAGAGGTTGTGTATCTGGAAGGAAACTGGGTGATacagggatggggcaggggaaGACTTTTACTGTGTACTcgtttgtgctttttattttgtaCTCTGTGAGGGTTTTAGGTACTCAAATAATTAAACGGTGAAAAAATTCAAGCCATTTTTGCTATCATAGCAAATTTTGCTGATCAATATTTAAATGGATTTTTGTTAGAAAGGAAGAAtggttaagaagataaaaataaagttgaTGTACAACTATGAGGCCTATCGCCATACCATGAGCTGGGACAGGACGGTGGTCCCCACTCTCCTAGTTTTCCCCCGGATGCCTGTGCTGGCCCCGCGAGGCCCGTGTCTGTACCTGTGGACGACTCCCGCTCCGGGCAGCCAGCAGGCTCTTTCAGGGGAGGCGGCAGCTCCTCCTCCGCGGGCCTGAGGTGACCGGGCCGAGGCTGCAGCAGAGGCCCCTCCGCCAAGGACTGTGGGGACAGAAGGTGGGGCGGGAGAGGAGTCATCCAGTGGGGCCCCCACACCACCCTCTCAGCTCTGCTCCTCACCCGGTGGCACCGGGTACAATTAGCCCCTTGGTACAGAGgctgaaactgaggctcagagaagcaagGGACCTGTTTCAAGACCCTCAGCAGAAAAGTTATGGTGGCAGCTGGAGCCCAGGTCCCCCAGCTCCTTGCCCTGGGTCCCTTCAAGCAGTTAGAGCTATTTTCTTCTACTTCTAAGAAACCtcctggactcagtttcccttggCCTGGAACCCCTCTCATTTCTACAAGGCCTCTGTTAAGGGCAGAGGATTAAAAATGAGTTTCCTCTGCAGCATAAGGGATTTAGATCAGACACAGGGAACTCTTCCTCTGAGCTGGAGGAGGTACTTAGGGGACAAGGGTATGGCATTCCTTCTCCAGGGACCTTGAAAAACACGTCCAACTTAAAACAAATTATCTATTGGTGGGGCGGTAACTTATTTTAGCGGAggtacctgggattgaacccaggaccttgtgcatgccaagcatgtgctctattgCTTGAGCTATTTCCTCCCCATCCAAGACAGGTCCACTTTTTATCAGCCTAAAAGAGCTTCAAAGACAGACCGTCCTCAAGTAGGAGAATGAATCAAACAATCTCCAGGCTTAAAATCCCAAAAGGCCCGGTATGTCCAGACTCTTCCTGCCCCAACCCACGGAGCTCCGACGACCAAGGGGCTGGCAGTACctgtggtgggggcgggggcgggggcaggtgcAGCTGCTCCAAGTCTGAAATGAGTGACGCCCCCACTGGGGCAGGTGGCTCCTCCTCAGGAGGCGGCAGGTACACCGGAGGGGGTGGCGGCGGAGGTGGGAGGAGGTCCAGGTCAGGGAGCGCGTCCTCGCCatccaggggaggaggaggaagtgaacaACCTGCAACCAGAAGTGGGGAGAGGGTTGGCCAGAGTCTTTGCAGGTGAACAGAGGAGCTGACACTTACCCAGAAGGCTGTACAGCATGGGGGCTATGGGCTCAAGTCCAGGGTCACCCAGACCTGAGTTCCATCTCTGACTTGCTTTGTGTCCTTAGGCAAGAGACTTAATCTCTCTGATTAAGTTTGCTCAGCTAGAACATGGGTATCGGTTGCTTAGGGTTGTTAATGAGGATTCAGTGAAATGATGCAGGTGAGGGCTTGGCCCAGTG
Coding sequences within:
- the FBLIM1 gene encoding filamin-binding LIM protein 1; the encoded protein is MASKPEKRVASSVFITLAPPRRDEAVVEEVRQAACEARPGHPQESPAATKAPGTGLAGRLHSWTPPGRAAAPVPAVPLQLSNGGCSLPPPPLDGEDALPDLDLLPPPPPPPPVYLPPPEEEPPAPVGASLISDLEQLHLPPPPPPPQSLAEGPLLQPRPGHLRPAEEELPPPLKEPAGCPERESSTDVCAFCHKTVSPRELAVEAMKRQYHAQCFTCRICRRQLAGQSFYQKDGRPLCEPCYQDTLEKCGKCGEVVREHIIRALGQAFHPTCFTCVTCARCIGDESFALDSQNAVYCLDDFYRKFAPVCSICENPIIPRDGKDAFKIECMGRNFHENCYRCEDCRILLSVEPTDQGCYPLNNRLFCKPCHVKRSAAGCC